From Streptomyces sp. NBC_00683, one genomic window encodes:
- a CDS encoding AurF N-oxygenase family protein yields the protein MASSTVRPDDRNHQDRLAEQEVARRLLDSAAKLSYDPATEVDWETPLNTDDHGASPEWSTLYGTAYWQELSDAQRKALTRQEAASVASTGIWFEMILQQMVLRDMYAKDPTDPRFQWALTEVADECRHSIMFARGAAKLGAPAYRPHRMVIELGRAFKTLAFGEAAYAAILVAEEVLDVMQRDWMRDERVAPFVRTINNIHVVEESRHMKFARDETRKRLRGAGPVRRRLNSLVVAIASYYIVTSMVNRKVYANAGLDTERALAEARTNEHHKSLMRSSCSGLMEFLASARLLTKPALFFYKRADLI from the coding sequence ATGGCAAGCAGCACCGTTCGGCCGGATGACAGGAACCACCAGGACCGGCTCGCCGAGCAGGAAGTCGCCAGGCGGCTGCTCGACTCGGCCGCGAAGCTCTCGTACGACCCGGCCACCGAGGTGGACTGGGAGACACCCCTCAACACGGACGACCACGGCGCGAGCCCCGAGTGGAGCACGCTCTACGGCACCGCGTACTGGCAGGAGTTGTCCGATGCGCAGCGCAAGGCGCTGACCCGCCAGGAAGCGGCGTCCGTCGCCAGCACCGGCATCTGGTTCGAAATGATCCTGCAGCAGATGGTGCTGCGCGACATGTACGCCAAGGACCCGACCGACCCACGGTTCCAGTGGGCGCTCACCGAGGTCGCCGACGAGTGCCGGCACTCCATCATGTTCGCCCGGGGTGCCGCGAAGCTGGGCGCACCGGCCTACCGCCCCCACCGCATGGTGATCGAGCTCGGCCGGGCCTTCAAGACGCTCGCCTTCGGTGAGGCCGCGTACGCGGCGATCCTCGTCGCCGAAGAGGTGCTCGACGTGATGCAGCGCGACTGGATGCGGGACGAGCGGGTGGCTCCGTTCGTCCGGACGATCAACAACATCCATGTGGTGGAGGAGTCACGGCACATGAAGTTCGCCCGTGACGAGACCCGCAAGCGGCTGCGCGGCGCGGGCCCGGTGCGGCGCCGGCTCAACTCGCTCGTGGTCGCCATCGCCTCCTATTACATCGTCACCAGCATGGTGAACCGGAAGGTCTACGCGAACGCGGGCCTGGACACCGAGCGGGCCCTGGCCGAGGCCAGGACCAATGAGCACCACAAGTCCCTGATGCGTTCCAGCTGTTCGGGACTGATGGAGTTCCTGGCCTCGGCCCGCCTCCTCACGAAACCCGCCCTGTTCTTCTACAAGCGCGCCGACCTGATCTGA
- a CDS encoding DUF6191 domain-containing protein, whose amino-acid sequence MEFAVFMTLPGLVVVLTVLAFVDQLLLRAGRAGVLPWRNAARQGQISATGFEQLHASFSPGKQSELKERQSALLMRDDEEDGAPPNRTTVDLDGGTAVIRMPQAGR is encoded by the coding sequence ATGGAATTCGCTGTCTTCATGACTCTGCCCGGGCTGGTCGTCGTGCTGACCGTACTGGCCTTCGTCGATCAGCTGCTGTTGCGCGCCGGGCGGGCAGGGGTTCTGCCATGGCGCAACGCAGCCCGGCAGGGCCAGATATCGGCAACCGGGTTCGAACAGCTGCACGCGAGCTTTTCGCCCGGGAAACAGAGCGAACTGAAGGAGCGGCAGTCCGCGCTGCTGATGCGGGACGACGAGGAGGACGGGGCGCCGCCGAACCGGACGACGGTGGACCTCGACGGCGGAACGGCGGTGATCCGCATGCCGCAGGCGGGCCGATAG